From one Humulus lupulus chromosome 8, drHumLupu1.1, whole genome shotgun sequence genomic stretch:
- the LOC133795480 gene encoding probable truncated L-gulonolactone oxidase 7, mitochondrial encodes MPSSQVPRNSHGNPQGGAGIGSQRPNVPTNPPTSRSDRQAQRARDIAVEHRQANLVRPDGTRIALPIRHPPVAYKTSDTTSSSMGHSSLWRQLEESSPICQYSRKCISAKLVTAFLTSTAYGLTNNGILITGYPVIGSQHKVQSSGSCLDSPTDASITACAWDPNIKGEFFHQTTFSVALSSANSFIKDVQSLVKLKPKALCGVERYNGILMRYVTALSAYLGKEGDAIDFDITYYRSKDPLTPRLYEDIFEEIEQLAMFKYGALPHWGKNRNVAFEGVLNKYKNGQKFLKVKNSYDPLGLFSSEWTDQVLGLKDGISIVKEGCAMEGLCRCTEDAHCAPSEDYYCRPGKVYSDARVCTCLKSKDDNFLKKIVDAVTDKIHDELNEEIHDEL; translated from the exons ATGCCTTCTTCACAGGTCCCTAGGAATTCCCATGGCAATCCACAAGGAGGGGCTGGGATCGGCTCACAAAGACCAAATGTTCCAACCAACCCTCCTACTTCGCGGTCGGATCGCCAGGCACAGAGAGCTAGAGACATTGCAGTAGAACATAGGCaagctaatttagttcgcccagatggaacgaggatagcttTACCAATAAGGCACCCCCCCGTCGCCTATAAGACATCtgacaccacctcgtcctcaatgggacattccagcttatggaggcAGTTGGAggaatcctcccccatctgccaatac agtcgGAAATGCATTAGTGCGAAGCTTGTCACTGCATTTCTTACCTCAACTGCGTATGGTTTAACAAACAATG gTATTCTCATTACTGGATACCCAGTGATTGGATCTCAACATAAAGTCCAATCATCAGGATCATGTTTAGATAGTCCTACAGATGCAAGTATCACAGCCTGTGCATGGGACCCCAACATTAAGGGTGAGTTCTTCCACCAAACCACATTTAGTGTAGCCTTGTCCTCAGCCAACAGCTtcattaaagatgttcaaagccttgTCAAGTTAAAACCGAAGGCCTTGTGTGGCGTAGAACGCTACAATGGAATTCTCATGCGTTATGTCACTGCCTTGAGTGCTTATTTGGGTAAGGAAGGGGATGCAATAGACTTTGATATCACTTACTACCGAAGTAAAGATCCATTGACTCCCAGACTTTACGAAGACATATTTGAAGAGATTGAGCAATTGGCTATGTTTAAGTATGGAGCCTTGCCCCATTGGGGGAAGAATAGGAACGTGGCTTTTGAAGGAGTGTTAAACAAGTATAAGAATGGTCAAAAGTTTTTGAAGGTTAAAAATTCTTATGACCCTTTAGGGTTATTCTCGAGTGAGTGGACTGACCAAGTTTTGGGACTTAAGGATGGGATAAGTATAGTGAAGGAGGGTTGTGCAATGGAAGGGTTGTGTAGATGTACAGAGGACGCTCATTGTGCCCCTAGCGAAGATTATTATTGTCGACCAGGAAAAGTTTATAGCGATGCAAGGGTTTGCACTTGTTTGAAATCCAAGgatgataattttttgaaaaagaTCGTAGACGCAGTCACTGACAAAATTCATGATGAGCTTAATGAAGAAATTCATGATGAGCTTTGA